TCCCTTTGCTACCGCCAACGGCGCGATGACTGCGGGCAGTGTGCCGCTGCCGTCTTCAGAGCACAAGCCTTTCACCGGCTTATGATAAGCCGGTCACATTTAATGATAGTTATAACAGTTAGCGTTAACTTTTTAGATGTTGGTCACATTAATCCGCTGTCTGAGCCACTACTCTGCCCGTGAAAATTCATTAAGGTAACCATCCCATGTTGAAAGATTTACTGACTCCAGAGGTCATTCAGATCCTGCCCGCCTGCACCGACTGGCGTGAGGCGGTCACCCGCAGCTGCCAGCCGCTGCGCGATAACGGCACTATCGAAGCCCGTTACGTCGAGGCTATTTACCGCTCGCATGAAGCGATCGGCCCTTACTACGTGGTCGGCCCCGGCATTGCAATGCCGCACGCCCGCCCGGAAGAGGGTGCCTGTAAGATCGGCGTCAGCCTGACCGTGGTACAGCAGGGCGTCAACTTC
This portion of the Erwinia sp. E602 genome encodes:
- a CDS encoding PTS sugar transporter subunit IIA; translation: MLKDLLTPEVIQILPACTDWREAVTRSCQPLRDNGTIEARYVEAIYRSHEAIGPYYVVGPGIAMPHARPEEGACKIGVSLTVVQQGVNFDSEGNDPVHLLIVLAATDSNSHIGILTALAQLFDTPEDTAALMAATEVSQILSIISRY